The Desmonostoc muscorum LEGE 12446 genome includes a region encoding these proteins:
- the psaB gene encoding photosystem I core protein PsaB yields the protein MATKFPKFSQDLAQDPTTRRIWYAIATGNDFETHDGITEENLYQKIFATHFGHLAIIFLWASSLLFHVAWQGNFEQWIKDPLHIRPIAHAIWDPHFGKPAIEAFTQAGASNPVNITYSGIYHWWYTIGMRTNSELYNGSVFLLIFAAVLLFAGWLHLQPKYRPSLAWFKSAEHRLNHHLAGLFGVSSLAWAGHLIHVAVPEARGQHVGWDNFLNTPPHPAGLTPFFTGNWAVYAQNPDTPGHVFGTSQGAGTAILTFLGGFHPQTEALWLTDIAHHHLAIAVLFIVAGHMYRTNFGIGHSLKEALNAKSFFGIPVEGPFNLPHQGIYDTYNNSLHFQLGWHLAALGVVTSLVAQHMYSMPAYAFIAKDYTTQAALYTHHQYIAGFLMLGAFAHGAIFWVRDYDPEQNKGNVLDRVLKHKEAIISHLSWVSLFLGFHTLGLYVHNDVVVAFGTPEKQILIEPVFAQFVQAANGKVLYGLDTLLANPDSIAYTAWPNYANVWLPGWLSAINAGTNSLFLTIGPGDFLVHHAIALGLHTTTLILVKGALDARGSKLMPDKKDFGYAFPCDGPGRGGTCDISAWDSFYLAAFWMLNTIGWLTFYWHWKHLGVWQGNVAQFNENSTYLMGWFRDYLWANSAQLINGYNPYGVNNLSVWAWMFLFGHLVWATGFMFLISWRGYWQELIETLVWAHERTPLANLVRWKDKPVALSIVQARVVGLTHFAVGYVVTYAAFLIASTAGKFG from the coding sequence ATGGCAACAAAATTTCCAAAATTTAGCCAGGATCTCGCACAGGACCCGACTACTCGTCGGATATGGTATGCGATCGCAACAGGTAACGATTTTGAAACCCATGATGGCATCACTGAGGAAAATCTTTACCAAAAGATTTTCGCCACTCACTTCGGTCACTTGGCAATCATCTTCCTGTGGGCATCCAGCCTCCTGTTCCATGTAGCCTGGCAAGGTAACTTTGAACAGTGGATTAAAGATCCCCTTCACATCCGTCCCATCGCCCACGCGATTTGGGACCCCCACTTCGGCAAACCAGCGATCGAAGCTTTCACCCAAGCTGGCGCTAGCAATCCAGTAAACATTACCTACTCTGGTATCTACCACTGGTGGTATACCATCGGTATGCGGACAAATAGCGAACTGTACAACGGTTCAGTATTCCTGCTAATATTCGCAGCGGTATTATTGTTTGCTGGTTGGCTGCACTTGCAACCCAAGTACCGTCCTAGCTTGGCATGGTTTAAGAGCGCTGAACATCGCCTAAACCACCACCTAGCAGGTCTATTTGGTGTTAGCTCTTTGGCTTGGGCAGGTCACCTAATTCACGTTGCTGTTCCCGAAGCTCGCGGTCAGCACGTAGGTTGGGATAACTTCCTCAACACCCCACCCCACCCAGCAGGTTTAACACCCTTCTTTACAGGTAACTGGGCTGTTTACGCTCAAAATCCTGACACTCCTGGACATGTGTTTGGCACATCCCAAGGTGCAGGAACTGCAATTCTGACTTTCTTGGGTGGCTTCCATCCCCAGACAGAAGCTTTGTGGCTGACTGACATCGCTCATCACCACTTGGCGATCGCAGTATTATTCATCGTTGCCGGTCACATGTACCGGACAAACTTTGGGATTGGTCACAGTCTCAAAGAAGCCTTGAATGCCAAGAGTTTCTTTGGTATTCCCGTTGAAGGTCCGTTCAACCTACCTCACCAAGGTATCTACGACACCTACAACAACTCCCTGCACTTCCAATTAGGTTGGCACTTAGCAGCGCTAGGTGTTGTAACCTCCTTGGTAGCACAGCACATGTACTCCATGCCTGCCTACGCATTTATTGCGAAGGACTACACAACCCAGGCAGCGTTGTACACGCATCACCAGTATATTGCTGGATTCCTGATGCTTGGTGCTTTTGCTCACGGAGCAATCTTCTGGGTACGTGATTACGACCCAGAACAAAACAAAGGCAACGTTCTTGACCGCGTATTGAAGCATAAAGAAGCGATTATCTCCCACCTCAGCTGGGTATCCCTTTTCTTAGGCTTCCACACCCTGGGCTTGTACGTACACAACGATGTAGTAGTTGCTTTCGGTACTCCGGAAAAGCAAATCCTCATCGAGCCAGTGTTTGCTCAGTTCGTCCAAGCTGCTAACGGTAAGGTACTGTACGGTTTAGATACCCTACTAGCTAACCCAGATAGTATTGCTTACACAGCATGGCCCAACTACGCTAACGTTTGGTTACCAGGCTGGTTAAGTGCCATCAACGCTGGTACTAACTCCCTGTTCTTAACAATTGGCCCTGGCGACTTCTTGGTACACCATGCGATCGCCTTAGGTCTGCACACCACCACCTTGATCTTGGTCAAAGGTGCTTTGGATGCCCGTGGTTCTAAGCTGATGCCCGATAAAAAGGACTTCGGCTATGCCTTCCCTTGTGACGGCCCCGGTCGTGGCGGTACTTGCGACATCTCCGCTTGGGATTCCTTCTACCTAGCTGCGTTCTGGATGCTCAATACCATTGGTTGGTTAACCTTCTACTGGCACTGGAAACATCTGGGTGTTTGGCAAGGTAACGTTGCTCAGTTCAATGAGAACTCTACATACCTCATGGGCTGGTTCCGCGATTACCTGTGGGCAAACTCAGCTCAGTTGATTAACGGCTACAACCCCTACGGCGTGAATAACCTGTCTGTCTGGGCTTGGATGTTCCTATTTGGACACCTAGTTTGGGCTACCGGCTTCATGTTCTTGATCTCTTGGAGAGGTTACTGGCAAGAGTTGATTGAAACCCTTGTTTGGGCACACGAGCGCACTCCTCTAGCTAACTTGGTTCGCTGGAAAGACAAGCCCGTTGCTCTGTCCATCGTTCAAGCTCGCGTAGTTGGTCTAACCCACTTTGCAGTTGGTTATGTTGTGACTTACGCCGCATTCTTGATTGCTTCTACCGCTGGTAAGTTCGGTTAA
- the psaA gene encoding photosystem I core protein PsaA, with amino-acid sequence MAISPPEREEKKARVIVDNDPVPTSFERWAKPGHFDRSLARGPKTTTWIWNLHALAHDFDTHTSDLEDISRKIFSAHFGHLAVVTIWLSGMIFHGAKFSNYEAWLSDPLNVKPSAQVVWPIVGQDILNGDVGGGFHGIQITSGLFQVWRGWGITNSFQLYVTAIGGLVLAGLFLFAGWFHYHKKAPKLEWFQNVESMLNHHLQVLLGCGSLGWAGHLIHVSAPTNKLLDAGVAIKDIPLPHEFILNKDLLTELYPGFAAGITPFFTLNWGQYADFLTFKGGLNPVTGGLWLTDISHHHLAIAVLFIIAGHQYRTNWGIGHSIKEILENHKGPFTGEGHKGLYENLTTSWHAQLATNLAFLGSLTIIIAHHMYAMPPYPYLATDYATQLCIFTHHIWIGGFLIVGGAAHAAIFMVRDYDPVVNQNNLLDRVIRHRDAIISHLNWVSIFLGFHSFGLYIHNDTMRALGRPQDMFSDTAIKLQPVFAQWVQNIHALAPGSTAPNALEPVSYVFGGGILAVGGKVAAAPIALGTADFLIHHIHAFTIHVTVLILLKGVLFARSSRLIPDKANLGFRFPCDGPGRGGTCQVSGWDHVFLGLFWMYNSLSIVIFHFSWKMQSDVWGTVDPDGTVTHITGGNFAQSAITINGWLRDFLWAQATQVINSYGSALSAYGLLFLGAHFVWAFSLMFLFSGRGYWQELIESIVWAHNKLKVAPAIQPRALSIIQGRAVGVAHYLLGGIATTWAFFHAHILSVG; translated from the coding sequence ATGGCAATAAGTCCTCCGGAGCGAGAGGAAAAAAAGGCAAGAGTAATCGTCGATAACGACCCGGTTCCTACCTCATTCGAAAGATGGGCAAAGCCTGGACACTTTGACAGATCTTTAGCCAGAGGTCCAAAAACCACTACATGGATTTGGAACCTTCACGCACTCGCCCACGATTTTGATACACATACAAGCGATTTAGAAGACATCTCCCGCAAGATCTTCTCAGCGCACTTCGGCCACTTAGCCGTAGTGACAATCTGGCTGAGCGGGATGATTTTCCACGGCGCGAAGTTCTCTAACTACGAAGCTTGGCTAAGCGACCCGTTAAACGTTAAGCCAAGTGCCCAAGTCGTTTGGCCCATTGTGGGACAAGACATTTTAAACGGTGATGTTGGCGGTGGTTTCCACGGTATTCAAATCACCTCTGGTTTGTTCCAAGTATGGCGCGGTTGGGGTATCACAAACTCCTTCCAGCTTTACGTCACTGCGATCGGTGGCTTGGTATTAGCAGGCTTATTCCTATTTGCCGGCTGGTTCCATTACCACAAAAAAGCTCCCAAACTGGAATGGTTCCAGAATGTGGAGTCGATGCTGAATCACCACTTACAAGTATTGTTAGGTTGTGGTTCCTTGGGATGGGCGGGTCACTTAATTCACGTGTCCGCACCGACTAACAAGCTTTTGGATGCAGGGGTTGCCATCAAAGATATACCCTTGCCCCACGAGTTCATCTTGAACAAAGACTTGTTGACGGAACTGTACCCAGGCTTCGCTGCTGGTATAACACCTTTCTTCACCTTGAACTGGGGTCAGTATGCTGACTTCCTCACCTTCAAGGGCGGTCTAAACCCAGTAACAGGCGGCTTGTGGTTGACAGATATTTCCCATCACCATTTAGCGATCGCAGTCCTGTTCATCATTGCTGGTCACCAGTACCGTACCAACTGGGGTATTGGTCACAGCATCAAAGAGATCCTGGAAAACCATAAGGGTCCTTTCACTGGTGAAGGTCACAAAGGTCTCTACGAAAACCTGACCACATCTTGGCACGCTCAGTTGGCAACTAACCTTGCCTTCTTGGGTTCACTGACCATCATCATCGCGCATCACATGTACGCGATGCCCCCCTATCCATACTTGGCAACTGACTACGCTACGCAGTTGTGCATATTCACTCACCATATATGGATCGGTGGCTTCTTGATTGTTGGTGGAGCGGCTCATGCTGCCATCTTCATGGTGCGGGATTACGATCCAGTTGTGAATCAAAACAACTTGCTCGATCGCGTGATTCGTCACCGGGATGCGATTATTTCTCACCTGAACTGGGTGTCTATTTTCCTTGGCTTCCACAGCTTTGGACTTTACATCCACAACGACACAATGCGTGCATTGGGTCGTCCCCAAGACATGTTCTCTGATACGGCAATTAAATTGCAGCCAGTATTTGCCCAGTGGGTACAAAATATCCACGCTTTGGCTCCTGGTTCAACTGCACCTAATGCCCTAGAACCAGTTAGCTATGTCTTTGGCGGCGGTATTTTGGCTGTTGGCGGCAAGGTGGCAGCTGCGCCCATCGCTTTGGGTACAGCGGACTTCCTAATTCACCACATTCACGCCTTCACCATTCACGTCACCGTCCTAATTCTGCTCAAAGGTGTGCTGTTTGCCCGTAGCTCTCGTCTGATTCCAGACAAAGCAAACCTGGGCTTCCGCTTCCCTTGCGACGGTCCTGGTCGTGGCGGTACCTGCCAAGTATCTGGTTGGGATCACGTATTCCTGGGACTTTTCTGGATGTATAACTCCCTATCGATTGTAATTTTCCACTTCAGCTGGAAAATGCAATCAGATGTTTGGGGAACAGTAGATCCAGATGGTACTGTGACTCACATCACTGGTGGTAACTTTGCCCAAAGCGCCATCACAATCAATGGTTGGTTGCGTGACTTCTTGTGGGCACAAGCTACACAAGTCATCAACTCCTACGGCAGTGCGCTATCTGCTTATGGACTCTTATTCTTAGGCGCTCACTTTGTTTGGGCATTCAGCTTGATGTTCCTGTTCAGTGGTCGCGGCTACTGGCAAGAATTAATTGAGTCCATAGTTTGGGCGCATAATAAACTGAAGGTAGCACCAGCAATTCAGCCCCGCGCTCTGAGCATTATTCAGGGTCGCGCTGTAGGGGTAGCTCACTACCTTCTAGGAGGAATTGCTACTACTTGGGCATTCTTCCATGCACACATCCTTTCAGTAGGGTAG